The following are from one region of the Carassius gibelio isolate Cgi1373 ecotype wild population from Czech Republic chromosome A13, carGib1.2-hapl.c, whole genome shotgun sequence genome:
- the LOC128026001 gene encoding nesprin-2-like isoform X1 translates to MEVGRQLFSVSDPQTQIQLQTDLTALKEDWEQGQCMLGKRKTLTSDIIKKWETRLADQAQCLEEVRARLKQSLPDQQDEMEEERLLVKEVQDCLEDWVVSLSELSTMKTDVSQYIFTDDVLLLQEQVDHLHCQWEELCLKVSLRKQEIADRLNAWIIFNEKNRELCEWLTQTENKVAHSAELSIEEMVEKLKKDCMEEINLFSENKTHLKQLGEQLITASNKTKETEINDKIKDINDRWQHLFDHIEDRVRKLKETLGTVQQLDKNMINLRTWLSGVEGELAKPIIYSICHSDEIHRKLAEHQDLQRDIEQHTDGVASVLTLCDVLLHDADACSSDGEDDSIQQTTFSLDRRWRNICAMSMERRMRIEETWRLWCKILEDYSRFEEWLSMAECTAVNPATKDVPYTCAKEELKKFEAFQRQVQERQTQLELVNKQYRRLARENRTDGASKLKLMVNEGNQRWDTLQKRVAAVLRRLKHFTSQREDFEGTREGILVWLTEMDLQLTNVEHFSESDIHEKMRQLNAFQQEITLNTNKIDALIVFGENLIQKSAPLDAVLIEDELEELHSYCQEVFGRVARFHHRLISRRPVLEEDREFSDRDTDPEDSADFSGVWEREREEEEEAALSSNVPLTVRQAVSQLLHPALERSGRETPVSVDSIPLEWDHTVDVGGSSSPEDDEELMFYSALSDVEVTESSQLFFKATSKALKAVSGGRSVVETWHSPDAPDRQRANREIISSLTSSPFDNSAQYHPQAYDKLMFECAGSIDSIKRVKLILSEEEQLDDQGLTVLSVAEKTGVIERWELLEVQSCSVPQDLQQWHKLNSDLSDVMAWLNAVMPELDKLQTVQPKITIRDMESSIHKLKDTQRTFNGYKSVMIGVNLSGRGFQHGDSTELQELRENLQSANQKWAQACVALDSWEHRLHQALMECQEFHETLHSLLLWLAKAESQRYMVNIHDRNTDLNILQEHQHSLKAVQQDLQSREREVFCLQEISSQILLQDHGEDTLEAKEKVHVISNKLRLLIRQIAHDLDTLQSRLDSSGPNVGRTAPTQHQEAAGVHAVTQGSVRAGKSNSSPARLFLYRVLRAAFPLHILFLLLLVVACLVPLSEDDYSCTLSNNFARSFYPMLLYINGPPPT, encoded by the exons ATGGAGGTAGGCAGGCAGTTGTTCTCAGTGAGTGACCCGCAGACGCAGATTCAGCTGCAGACAGACCTGACAGCCCTGAAGGAGGACTGGGAGCAGggccagtgcatgctgggaaagagAAAGACTCTCACATCTGACATCATAAAG aAATGGGAGACCAGGCTAGCTGATCAGGCCCAGTGCCTGGAGGAGGTACGAGCCAGACTGAAGCAGTCGCTCCCAGATCAGCAGGACGAGATGGAAGAGGAACGCCTCCTTGTGAAG GAGGTTCAGGATTGTTTAGAGGACTGGGTCGTCAGTCTTTCGGAGCTCAGCACCATGAAGACGGACGTGTCCCAGTACATCTTCACCGATGACGTCCTCCTCCTGCAGGAGCAAGTGGACCATCTGCACTGCCAGTGGGAAGAGCTCTGCCTCAAA gtgTCTCTGCGTAAGCAGGAGATTGCTGACCGGCTGAATGCCTGGATCATTTTTAATGAGAAGAATCGTGAGCTGTGTGAATGGCTGACACAGACGGAAAACAAGGTGGCACACAGCGCTGAGCTGAGCATCGAGGAGATGGTGGAGAAACTCAAGAAG GACTGTATGGAGGAGATCAACCTCTTTAGTGAGAATAAGACCCATCTGAAACAGCTGGGAGAACAACTCATCACTGCTAGCAACAAGACCAAAGAGACAGAAATCAATGACAAGATCAAGGACATCAACGACCGCTGGCAGCATCTGTTTGATCACATTGAGGACAG GGTGAGGAAGCTGAAGGAGACGCTCGGGACAGTGCAGCAGCTGGATAAGAACATGATTAATCTCCGTACCTGGCTTTCCGGCGTCGAGGGTGAGCTGGCCAAACCCATCATCTACAGCATCTGCCACAGTGATGAGATACACCGCAAACTAGCAGAGCATCAG GACTTGCAGAGAGACATCGAACAGCACACAGATGGTGTGGCATCTGTTCTGACGCTGTGTGATGTTTTGCTGCATGATGCGGACGCTTGTAGCAGCGATGGAGAGGACGACTCCATTCAGCAGACCACTTTCAGCCTGGACCGCCGCTGGAGGAACATATGTGCCATGTCTATGGAGAGGAGAATGAG GATTGAGGAGACATGGCGTCTGTGGTGCAAGATCCTGGAAGACTATTCACGCTTTGAAGAGTGGCTGAGCATGGCAGAATGTACAGCAGTCAACCCTGCCACCAAAGATGTACCTTACACCTGTGCTAAAGAGGAACTCAAAAAGTTTGAG GCGTTCCAACGCCAGGTTCAAGAGCGCCAGACACAGCTGGAACTGGTGAACAAACAATACCGACGTCTGGCACGAGAGAACCGGACAGATGGTGCCAGTAAGCTAAAGCTGATGGTGAATGAGGGAAACCAACGCTGGGATACGCTACAGAAGAGAGTGGCCGCTGTTCTCCGCAGGTTAAAG CACTTCACATCCCAGCGTGAAGACTTTGAAGGAACAAGGGAGGGGATTCTGGTCTGGCTGACTGAAATGGACCTTCAGCTCACCAATGTGGAGCATTTTTCAGAAAGTGATATCCATGAAAAGATGCGTCAACTAAAC GCATTTCAGCAGGAGATCACTCTTAACACCAATAAGATTGATGCTCTGATCGTATTTGGAGAGAACCTGATCCAGAAGAGTGCTCCACTGGATGCTGTACTCATCGAAGATGAACTAGAGGAGCTGCACTCTTACTGCCAGGAAGTGTTTGGCAGAGTCGCCCGATTCCACCACCGTCTTATCAGCAGACGCCCG GTGCTTGAGGAGGACCGAGAGTtctcagacagagacacagatccAGAGGACTCGGCTGATTTCAGTGGGGtgtgggagagagaaagagaggaggaagaggaggctgCTCTGAGCTCTAATGTTCCTCTGACAGTACGTCAGGCCGTATCCCAGCTGTTACACCCTGCTCTGGAGCGCTCCGGGCGTGAGACGCCTGTCAGTGTGGATTCAATCCCACTGGAGTGGGACCACACAGTTGATGTGGGAGGATCTTCATCTCCAGAGGATGATGAGGAGTTGATGTTCTACAGTGCCCTATCAG ATGTAGAAGTCACTGAGAGCTCTCAGTTATTTTTTAAAGCTACATCTAAAGCTCTGAAGGCTGTGTCCG GAGGAAGGTCAGTGGTGGAGACATGGCACTCTCCTGATGCCCCAGACAGGCAGCGAGCGAACAGAGAGATTATAAGCAGTCTCACATCCTCACCCTTTGACAACAGTGCTCAGTATCACCCACAGGCCTAT GATAAACTCATGTTTGAGTGTGCTGGCAGTATAGACAGTATAAAGCGAGTGAAACTGATTCTGAGCGAGGAAGAACAACTGGATGATCAGGGTTTGACAGTCCTCTCCGTCGCAGAAAAGACGG GTGTGATTGAGCGATGGGAGCTCCTGGAAGTACAGTCGTGCAGCGTGCCGCAGGATCTTCAGCAGTGGCACAAACTCAACTCTGACCTCTCTGATGTCATGGCATGGCTGAACGCTGTGATGCCTGAGCTAGACAAACTTCAAACTGTACAGCCAAAAATCACCATCAGAGACATGGAGAGCAGTATCCACAAACTAAAG GACACGCAGAGGACTTTTAACGGCTACAAATCAGTGATGATTGGTGTTAAtctcagtgggcggggcttccagCACGGCGACAGCACTGAACTACAAGAACTGCGTGAGAATCTgcagtcagccaatcagaaatggGCTCAGGCCTGTGTGGCCCTGGACAGCTGGGAACACCGACTGCATCAAGCACTCATGGAGTGTCAG GAGTTTCATGAGACTCTTCACTCTCTGCTGCTGTGGTTAGCCAAAGCAGAGAGCCAGCGCTACATGGTCAACATCCATGACCGAAACACAGACCTCAACATCCTGCAAGAGCATCAACACTCACTTAAG GCTGTTCAGCAGGACTTACAATCTCGTGAGAGAGAGGTGTTCTGCCTGCAGGAGATCTCCTCACAGATCCTGCTACAGGACCACGGAGAAGACACCCTGGAGGCCAAAGAGAAGGTTCACGTCATCAGCAACAAGTTACGACTGCTGATCAGACAAATCGCGCACGACCTGGACACACTGCAAAGCAGATTG GACTCTTCAGGTCCGAATGTGGGCAGGACAGCACCAACACAACACCAG gAAGCCGCAGGAGTTCACGCTGTTACGCAGGGGAGTGTCAG GGCTGGCAAGTCTAATTCGTCCCCAGCGAGACTGTTCCTATATCGTGTCCTACGAGCAGCTTTCCCCCTCCACATCCTCTTCCTTCTGCTGCTGGTTGTGGCGTGTCTGGTGCCTCTCTCAGAAGATGACTACAGCTGCACTCTCTCCAACAACTTTGCCCGATCCTTTTACCCCATGCTCCTCTATATCAACGGACCTCCACCCACATGA
- the LOC128026001 gene encoding nesprin-2-like isoform X2 translates to MEVGRQLFSVSDPQTQIQLQTDLTALKEDWEQGQCMLGKRKTLTSDIIKKWETRLADQAQCLEEVRARLKQSLPDQQDEMEEERLLVKEVQDCLEDWVVSLSELSTMKTDVSQYIFTDDVLLLQEQVDHLHCQWEELCLKVSLRKQEIADRLNAWIIFNEKNRELCEWLTQTENKVAHSAELSIEEMVEKLKKDCMEEINLFSENKTHLKQLGEQLITASNKTKETEINDKIKDINDRWQHLFDHIEDRVRKLKETLGTVQQLDKNMINLRTWLSGVEGELAKPIIYSICHSDEIHRKLAEHQDLQRDIEQHTDGVASVLTLCDVLLHDADACSSDGEDDSIQQTTFSLDRRWRNICAMSMERRMRIEETWRLWCKILEDYSRFEEWLSMAECTAVNPATKDVPYTCAKEELKKFEAFQRQVQERQTQLELVNKQYRRLARENRTDGASKLKLMVNEGNQRWDTLQKRVAAVLRRLKHFTSQREDFEGTREGILVWLTEMDLQLTNVEHFSESDIHEKMRQLNAFQQEITLNTNKIDALIVFGENLIQKSAPLDAVLIEDELEELHSYCQEVFGRVARFHHRLISRRPVLEEDREFSDRDTDPEDSADFSGVWEREREEEEEAALSSNVPLTVRQAVSQLLHPALERSGRETPVSVDSIPLEWDHTVDVGGSSSPEDDEELMFYSALSDVEVTESSQLFFKATSKALKAVSGGRSVVETWHSPDAPDRQRANREIISSLTSSPFDNSAQYHPQAYDKLMFECAGSIDSIKRVKLILSEEEQLDDQGLTVLSVAEKTGVIERWELLEVQSCSVPQDLQQWHKLNSDLSDVMAWLNAVMPELDKLQTVQPKITIRDMESSIHKLKDTQRTFNGYKSVMIGVNLSGRGFQHGDSTELQELRENLQSANQKWAQACVALDSWEHRLHQALMECQEFHETLHSLLLWLAKAESQRYMVNIHDRNTDLNILQEHQHSLKAVQQDLQSREREVFCLQEISSQILLQDHGEDTLEAKEKVHVISNKLRLLIRQIAHDLDTLQSRLEAAGVHAVTQGSVRAGKSNSSPARLFLYRVLRAAFPLHILFLLLLVVACLVPLSEDDYSCTLSNNFARSFYPMLLYINGPPPT, encoded by the exons ATGGAGGTAGGCAGGCAGTTGTTCTCAGTGAGTGACCCGCAGACGCAGATTCAGCTGCAGACAGACCTGACAGCCCTGAAGGAGGACTGGGAGCAGggccagtgcatgctgggaaagagAAAGACTCTCACATCTGACATCATAAAG aAATGGGAGACCAGGCTAGCTGATCAGGCCCAGTGCCTGGAGGAGGTACGAGCCAGACTGAAGCAGTCGCTCCCAGATCAGCAGGACGAGATGGAAGAGGAACGCCTCCTTGTGAAG GAGGTTCAGGATTGTTTAGAGGACTGGGTCGTCAGTCTTTCGGAGCTCAGCACCATGAAGACGGACGTGTCCCAGTACATCTTCACCGATGACGTCCTCCTCCTGCAGGAGCAAGTGGACCATCTGCACTGCCAGTGGGAAGAGCTCTGCCTCAAA gtgTCTCTGCGTAAGCAGGAGATTGCTGACCGGCTGAATGCCTGGATCATTTTTAATGAGAAGAATCGTGAGCTGTGTGAATGGCTGACACAGACGGAAAACAAGGTGGCACACAGCGCTGAGCTGAGCATCGAGGAGATGGTGGAGAAACTCAAGAAG GACTGTATGGAGGAGATCAACCTCTTTAGTGAGAATAAGACCCATCTGAAACAGCTGGGAGAACAACTCATCACTGCTAGCAACAAGACCAAAGAGACAGAAATCAATGACAAGATCAAGGACATCAACGACCGCTGGCAGCATCTGTTTGATCACATTGAGGACAG GGTGAGGAAGCTGAAGGAGACGCTCGGGACAGTGCAGCAGCTGGATAAGAACATGATTAATCTCCGTACCTGGCTTTCCGGCGTCGAGGGTGAGCTGGCCAAACCCATCATCTACAGCATCTGCCACAGTGATGAGATACACCGCAAACTAGCAGAGCATCAG GACTTGCAGAGAGACATCGAACAGCACACAGATGGTGTGGCATCTGTTCTGACGCTGTGTGATGTTTTGCTGCATGATGCGGACGCTTGTAGCAGCGATGGAGAGGACGACTCCATTCAGCAGACCACTTTCAGCCTGGACCGCCGCTGGAGGAACATATGTGCCATGTCTATGGAGAGGAGAATGAG GATTGAGGAGACATGGCGTCTGTGGTGCAAGATCCTGGAAGACTATTCACGCTTTGAAGAGTGGCTGAGCATGGCAGAATGTACAGCAGTCAACCCTGCCACCAAAGATGTACCTTACACCTGTGCTAAAGAGGAACTCAAAAAGTTTGAG GCGTTCCAACGCCAGGTTCAAGAGCGCCAGACACAGCTGGAACTGGTGAACAAACAATACCGACGTCTGGCACGAGAGAACCGGACAGATGGTGCCAGTAAGCTAAAGCTGATGGTGAATGAGGGAAACCAACGCTGGGATACGCTACAGAAGAGAGTGGCCGCTGTTCTCCGCAGGTTAAAG CACTTCACATCCCAGCGTGAAGACTTTGAAGGAACAAGGGAGGGGATTCTGGTCTGGCTGACTGAAATGGACCTTCAGCTCACCAATGTGGAGCATTTTTCAGAAAGTGATATCCATGAAAAGATGCGTCAACTAAAC GCATTTCAGCAGGAGATCACTCTTAACACCAATAAGATTGATGCTCTGATCGTATTTGGAGAGAACCTGATCCAGAAGAGTGCTCCACTGGATGCTGTACTCATCGAAGATGAACTAGAGGAGCTGCACTCTTACTGCCAGGAAGTGTTTGGCAGAGTCGCCCGATTCCACCACCGTCTTATCAGCAGACGCCCG GTGCTTGAGGAGGACCGAGAGTtctcagacagagacacagatccAGAGGACTCGGCTGATTTCAGTGGGGtgtgggagagagaaagagaggaggaagaggaggctgCTCTGAGCTCTAATGTTCCTCTGACAGTACGTCAGGCCGTATCCCAGCTGTTACACCCTGCTCTGGAGCGCTCCGGGCGTGAGACGCCTGTCAGTGTGGATTCAATCCCACTGGAGTGGGACCACACAGTTGATGTGGGAGGATCTTCATCTCCAGAGGATGATGAGGAGTTGATGTTCTACAGTGCCCTATCAG ATGTAGAAGTCACTGAGAGCTCTCAGTTATTTTTTAAAGCTACATCTAAAGCTCTGAAGGCTGTGTCCG GAGGAAGGTCAGTGGTGGAGACATGGCACTCTCCTGATGCCCCAGACAGGCAGCGAGCGAACAGAGAGATTATAAGCAGTCTCACATCCTCACCCTTTGACAACAGTGCTCAGTATCACCCACAGGCCTAT GATAAACTCATGTTTGAGTGTGCTGGCAGTATAGACAGTATAAAGCGAGTGAAACTGATTCTGAGCGAGGAAGAACAACTGGATGATCAGGGTTTGACAGTCCTCTCCGTCGCAGAAAAGACGG GTGTGATTGAGCGATGGGAGCTCCTGGAAGTACAGTCGTGCAGCGTGCCGCAGGATCTTCAGCAGTGGCACAAACTCAACTCTGACCTCTCTGATGTCATGGCATGGCTGAACGCTGTGATGCCTGAGCTAGACAAACTTCAAACTGTACAGCCAAAAATCACCATCAGAGACATGGAGAGCAGTATCCACAAACTAAAG GACACGCAGAGGACTTTTAACGGCTACAAATCAGTGATGATTGGTGTTAAtctcagtgggcggggcttccagCACGGCGACAGCACTGAACTACAAGAACTGCGTGAGAATCTgcagtcagccaatcagaaatggGCTCAGGCCTGTGTGGCCCTGGACAGCTGGGAACACCGACTGCATCAAGCACTCATGGAGTGTCAG GAGTTTCATGAGACTCTTCACTCTCTGCTGCTGTGGTTAGCCAAAGCAGAGAGCCAGCGCTACATGGTCAACATCCATGACCGAAACACAGACCTCAACATCCTGCAAGAGCATCAACACTCACTTAAG GCTGTTCAGCAGGACTTACAATCTCGTGAGAGAGAGGTGTTCTGCCTGCAGGAGATCTCCTCACAGATCCTGCTACAGGACCACGGAGAAGACACCCTGGAGGCCAAAGAGAAGGTTCACGTCATCAGCAACAAGTTACGACTGCTGATCAGACAAATCGCGCACGACCTGGACACACTGCAAAGCAGATTG gAAGCCGCAGGAGTTCACGCTGTTACGCAGGGGAGTGTCAG GGCTGGCAAGTCTAATTCGTCCCCAGCGAGACTGTTCCTATATCGTGTCCTACGAGCAGCTTTCCCCCTCCACATCCTCTTCCTTCTGCTGCTGGTTGTGGCGTGTCTGGTGCCTCTCTCAGAAGATGACTACAGCTGCACTCTCTCCAACAACTTTGCCCGATCCTTTTACCCCATGCTCCTCTATATCAACGGACCTCCACCCACATGA
- the LOC128026001 gene encoding nesprin-2-like isoform X3 has protein sequence MEVGRQLFSVSDPQTQIQLQTDLTALKEDWEQGQCMLGKRKTLTSDIIKKWETRLADQAQCLEEVRARLKQSLPDQQDEMEEERLLVKEVQDCLEDWVVSLSELSTMKTDVSQYIFTDDVLLLQEQVDHLHCQWEELCLKVSLRKQEIADRLNAWIIFNEKNRELCEWLTQTENKVAHSAELSIEEMVEKLKKDCMEEINLFSENKTHLKQLGEQLITASNKTKETEINDKIKDINDRWQHLFDHIEDRVRKLKETLGTVQQLDKNMINLRTWLSGVEGELAKPIIYSICHSDEIHRKLAEHQDLQRDIEQHTDGVASVLTLCDVLLHDADACSSDGEDDSIQQTTFSLDRRWRNICAMSMERRMRIEETWRLWCKILEDYSRFEEWLSMAECTAVNPATKDVPYTCAKEELKKFEAFQRQVQERQTQLELVNKQYRRLARENRTDGASKLKLMVNEGNQRWDTLQKRVAAVLRRLKHFTSQREDFEGTREGILVWLTEMDLQLTNVEHFSESDIHEKMRQLNAFQQEITLNTNKIDALIVFGENLIQKSAPLDAVLIEDELEELHSYCQEVFGRVARFHHRLISRRPVLEEDREFSDRDTDPEDSADFSGVWEREREEEEEAALSSNVPLTVRQAVSQLLHPALERSGRETPVSVDSIPLEWDHTVDVGGSSSPEDDEELMFYSALSGGRSVVETWHSPDAPDRQRANREIISSLTSSPFDNSAQYHPQAYDKLMFECAGSIDSIKRVKLILSEEEQLDDQGLTVLSVAEKTGVIERWELLEVQSCSVPQDLQQWHKLNSDLSDVMAWLNAVMPELDKLQTVQPKITIRDMESSIHKLKDTQRTFNGYKSVMIGVNLSGRGFQHGDSTELQELRENLQSANQKWAQACVALDSWEHRLHQALMECQEFHETLHSLLLWLAKAESQRYMVNIHDRNTDLNILQEHQHSLKAVQQDLQSREREVFCLQEISSQILLQDHGEDTLEAKEKVHVISNKLRLLIRQIAHDLDTLQSRLDSSGPNVGRTAPTQHQEAAGVHAVTQGSVRAGKSNSSPARLFLYRVLRAAFPLHILFLLLLVVACLVPLSEDDYSCTLSNNFARSFYPMLLYINGPPPT, from the exons ATGGAGGTAGGCAGGCAGTTGTTCTCAGTGAGTGACCCGCAGACGCAGATTCAGCTGCAGACAGACCTGACAGCCCTGAAGGAGGACTGGGAGCAGggccagtgcatgctgggaaagagAAAGACTCTCACATCTGACATCATAAAG aAATGGGAGACCAGGCTAGCTGATCAGGCCCAGTGCCTGGAGGAGGTACGAGCCAGACTGAAGCAGTCGCTCCCAGATCAGCAGGACGAGATGGAAGAGGAACGCCTCCTTGTGAAG GAGGTTCAGGATTGTTTAGAGGACTGGGTCGTCAGTCTTTCGGAGCTCAGCACCATGAAGACGGACGTGTCCCAGTACATCTTCACCGATGACGTCCTCCTCCTGCAGGAGCAAGTGGACCATCTGCACTGCCAGTGGGAAGAGCTCTGCCTCAAA gtgTCTCTGCGTAAGCAGGAGATTGCTGACCGGCTGAATGCCTGGATCATTTTTAATGAGAAGAATCGTGAGCTGTGTGAATGGCTGACACAGACGGAAAACAAGGTGGCACACAGCGCTGAGCTGAGCATCGAGGAGATGGTGGAGAAACTCAAGAAG GACTGTATGGAGGAGATCAACCTCTTTAGTGAGAATAAGACCCATCTGAAACAGCTGGGAGAACAACTCATCACTGCTAGCAACAAGACCAAAGAGACAGAAATCAATGACAAGATCAAGGACATCAACGACCGCTGGCAGCATCTGTTTGATCACATTGAGGACAG GGTGAGGAAGCTGAAGGAGACGCTCGGGACAGTGCAGCAGCTGGATAAGAACATGATTAATCTCCGTACCTGGCTTTCCGGCGTCGAGGGTGAGCTGGCCAAACCCATCATCTACAGCATCTGCCACAGTGATGAGATACACCGCAAACTAGCAGAGCATCAG GACTTGCAGAGAGACATCGAACAGCACACAGATGGTGTGGCATCTGTTCTGACGCTGTGTGATGTTTTGCTGCATGATGCGGACGCTTGTAGCAGCGATGGAGAGGACGACTCCATTCAGCAGACCACTTTCAGCCTGGACCGCCGCTGGAGGAACATATGTGCCATGTCTATGGAGAGGAGAATGAG GATTGAGGAGACATGGCGTCTGTGGTGCAAGATCCTGGAAGACTATTCACGCTTTGAAGAGTGGCTGAGCATGGCAGAATGTACAGCAGTCAACCCTGCCACCAAAGATGTACCTTACACCTGTGCTAAAGAGGAACTCAAAAAGTTTGAG GCGTTCCAACGCCAGGTTCAAGAGCGCCAGACACAGCTGGAACTGGTGAACAAACAATACCGACGTCTGGCACGAGAGAACCGGACAGATGGTGCCAGTAAGCTAAAGCTGATGGTGAATGAGGGAAACCAACGCTGGGATACGCTACAGAAGAGAGTGGCCGCTGTTCTCCGCAGGTTAAAG CACTTCACATCCCAGCGTGAAGACTTTGAAGGAACAAGGGAGGGGATTCTGGTCTGGCTGACTGAAATGGACCTTCAGCTCACCAATGTGGAGCATTTTTCAGAAAGTGATATCCATGAAAAGATGCGTCAACTAAAC GCATTTCAGCAGGAGATCACTCTTAACACCAATAAGATTGATGCTCTGATCGTATTTGGAGAGAACCTGATCCAGAAGAGTGCTCCACTGGATGCTGTACTCATCGAAGATGAACTAGAGGAGCTGCACTCTTACTGCCAGGAAGTGTTTGGCAGAGTCGCCCGATTCCACCACCGTCTTATCAGCAGACGCCCG GTGCTTGAGGAGGACCGAGAGTtctcagacagagacacagatccAGAGGACTCGGCTGATTTCAGTGGGGtgtgggagagagaaagagaggaggaagaggaggctgCTCTGAGCTCTAATGTTCCTCTGACAGTACGTCAGGCCGTATCCCAGCTGTTACACCCTGCTCTGGAGCGCTCCGGGCGTGAGACGCCTGTCAGTGTGGATTCAATCCCACTGGAGTGGGACCACACAGTTGATGTGGGAGGATCTTCATCTCCAGAGGATGATGAGGAGTTGATGTTCTACAGTGCCCTATCAG GAGGAAGGTCAGTGGTGGAGACATGGCACTCTCCTGATGCCCCAGACAGGCAGCGAGCGAACAGAGAGATTATAAGCAGTCTCACATCCTCACCCTTTGACAACAGTGCTCAGTATCACCCACAGGCCTAT GATAAACTCATGTTTGAGTGTGCTGGCAGTATAGACAGTATAAAGCGAGTGAAACTGATTCTGAGCGAGGAAGAACAACTGGATGATCAGGGTTTGACAGTCCTCTCCGTCGCAGAAAAGACGG GTGTGATTGAGCGATGGGAGCTCCTGGAAGTACAGTCGTGCAGCGTGCCGCAGGATCTTCAGCAGTGGCACAAACTCAACTCTGACCTCTCTGATGTCATGGCATGGCTGAACGCTGTGATGCCTGAGCTAGACAAACTTCAAACTGTACAGCCAAAAATCACCATCAGAGACATGGAGAGCAGTATCCACAAACTAAAG GACACGCAGAGGACTTTTAACGGCTACAAATCAGTGATGATTGGTGTTAAtctcagtgggcggggcttccagCACGGCGACAGCACTGAACTACAAGAACTGCGTGAGAATCTgcagtcagccaatcagaaatggGCTCAGGCCTGTGTGGCCCTGGACAGCTGGGAACACCGACTGCATCAAGCACTCATGGAGTGTCAG GAGTTTCATGAGACTCTTCACTCTCTGCTGCTGTGGTTAGCCAAAGCAGAGAGCCAGCGCTACATGGTCAACATCCATGACCGAAACACAGACCTCAACATCCTGCAAGAGCATCAACACTCACTTAAG GCTGTTCAGCAGGACTTACAATCTCGTGAGAGAGAGGTGTTCTGCCTGCAGGAGATCTCCTCACAGATCCTGCTACAGGACCACGGAGAAGACACCCTGGAGGCCAAAGAGAAGGTTCACGTCATCAGCAACAAGTTACGACTGCTGATCAGACAAATCGCGCACGACCTGGACACACTGCAAAGCAGATTG GACTCTTCAGGTCCGAATGTGGGCAGGACAGCACCAACACAACACCAG gAAGCCGCAGGAGTTCACGCTGTTACGCAGGGGAGTGTCAG GGCTGGCAAGTCTAATTCGTCCCCAGCGAGACTGTTCCTATATCGTGTCCTACGAGCAGCTTTCCCCCTCCACATCCTCTTCCTTCTGCTGCTGGTTGTGGCGTGTCTGGTGCCTCTCTCAGAAGATGACTACAGCTGCACTCTCTCCAACAACTTTGCCCGATCCTTTTACCCCATGCTCCTCTATATCAACGGACCTCCACCCACATGA